From a single Aquarana catesbeiana isolate 2022-GZ linkage group LG09, ASM4218655v1, whole genome shotgun sequence genomic region:
- the LOC141107902 gene encoding uncharacterized protein, with protein sequence MPETKENMDILVTLGFALLIHSCTEGCTEVPSLSLSLFIGISQFNHSALRCQLCLDWTIHTPQEYTFTYFLNEHLVQITKKQDTKALYYLSNKKNIYGSWECKVEQYPSLRAVYYIGPQTSAPPASEDSASKEETSVPAFIVPSRLIITIVTAVLLLIILIILTAITSSCCLLRICRKTSNLHHRPRERQRSDNFPLTENLNRGTTDLNIDTSTEVSYVELEISQKPPSQKLLNPRATVYATIM encoded by the exons ATGCCAGAGACCAAAGAGAATATGGACATTTTGGTGACATTGGGGTTTGCTCTACTCATACACAGCTGCACAGAAG GCTGCACAGAAGTCCCCTCTCTTTCCCTTTCACTGTTCATAGGCATCTCACAATTCAATCATAGTGCTTTGAGGTGCCAGCTCTGTCTTGATTGGACGATCCACACCCCTCAAGAATACACCTTCACATATTTTTTAAATGAACATCTTGTACAGATAACCAAAAAACAAGACACAAAAGCACTGTACTATCTGTCCAACAAGAAGAATATCTATGGATCATGGGAATGCAAGGTTGAACAATATCCCAGCCTTCGTGCTGTGTACTACATAGGACCACAGACATCTGCCCCGCCAGCCTCAGAAGACAGCGCAA GCAAAGAGGAAACATCTGTTCCAGCTTTTATAGTTCCTTCACGACTTATCATTACCATTGTGACTGCAGTCCTATTACTGATAATCCTCATCATACTGACAGCCATTACATCCAGCTGCTGCCTATTGAGAATCTGCAG gaaaacatccaacttacatcaCCGTCCCAGAG AAAGACAAAGATCAGACAACTTTCCCCTTACTGAAAATTTAAACCGAGGCACAACTGATCTAAACATAGACACG AGTACAGAAGTGTCTTACGTGGAGCTGGAAATCAGTCAGAAGCCACCCTCCCAAAAATTGCTGAATCCTCGTGCTACAGTCTATGCAACCATAATGTGA